In Streptomyces sp. NBC_00483, a single window of DNA contains:
- a CDS encoding tetratricopeptide repeat protein, whose translation MFFDAKEYANAARILDGLVEEVPEQTGPRLLLARSYYHSAQLGRAETELRTIVERDPVEHYARLMLGRTLERQGRGDEAAPHLRMASALAGDFD comes from the coding sequence ATGTTCTTCGACGCCAAGGAGTACGCGAACGCCGCCCGGATCCTCGACGGCCTCGTCGAGGAGGTACCCGAGCAGACCGGCCCCCGCCTCCTCCTGGCCCGTTCGTACTACCACTCGGCCCAACTGGGCCGCGCCGAGACCGAGTTGCGCACCATCGTGGAGCGCGACCCGGTGGAGCACTACGCCCGCCTGATGCTCGGCCGCACGCTGGAGCGGCAGGGCCGGGGCGACGAGGCGGCGCCGCACCTGCGGATGGCGTCGGCGCTGGCGGGCGACTTCGACTAG
- a CDS encoding esterase/lipase family protein, whose product MRRRVFGAAAAGVLGIAGLVSLGSPHATAAEEQRPVEYNFTKGFLAGFFKAGEAPPGANDWGCKPSGEHPRPVVLVHGTLENMNDNWRGAAPLLANNGYCVFAFNYGADKQTSPIQGTAHMKESAAQLGAFVDKVRGATGTAEVDLVGHSQGGGPLPRTYLKDDPSAAGKVDKLVGITPSNHGTTLSGITELGRQLHLLQPVNGFLDKTAPALSEQEIGSDFNKALDAGGDTVPGVDYTVIATKYDEVVTPYTNAFLKAGPGATVRNIRLQDTCAKDYSDHLQAPYDPITLTHVLNALDPAHPRAVKCQTVLPLTGPTGPVEQ is encoded by the coding sequence ATGAGACGCAGGGTTTTCGGCGCGGCCGCCGCGGGTGTCCTCGGAATCGCGGGACTTGTCTCGCTCGGCTCCCCGCACGCGACCGCCGCCGAGGAGCAACGGCCGGTCGAGTACAACTTCACCAAGGGATTCCTGGCCGGATTCTTCAAGGCCGGTGAGGCGCCGCCCGGCGCGAACGACTGGGGCTGCAAGCCGAGCGGCGAACATCCGCGACCCGTCGTCCTGGTCCACGGCACGCTCGAGAACATGAACGACAACTGGCGCGGCGCGGCGCCCCTGCTGGCGAACAACGGCTACTGCGTCTTCGCCTTCAACTACGGGGCCGACAAGCAGACGTCGCCGATCCAGGGCACCGCCCACATGAAGGAGAGCGCGGCTCAACTCGGCGCCTTCGTGGACAAGGTGCGCGGCGCGACGGGCACGGCCGAGGTCGACCTCGTCGGCCACTCCCAGGGCGGCGGCCCGCTGCCCCGCACCTACCTCAAGGACGACCCGAGCGCCGCGGGCAAGGTCGACAAGCTCGTCGGCATCACCCCCTCCAACCACGGCACCACGCTCTCCGGAATCACCGAACTCGGCCGCCAACTCCACCTGTTGCAACCGGTGAACGGGTTCCTCGACAAGACCGCACCGGCCCTCTCCGAGCAGGAGATCGGCTCGGACTTCAACAAGGCCCTGGACGCCGGCGGCGACACCGTGCCGGGCGTCGACTACACCGTCATCGCCACCAAGTACGACGAGGTGGTCACGCCCTACACCAACGCCTTCCTCAAGGCGGGCCCCGGCGCGACCGTGCGCAACATCCGCCTCCAGGACACCTGCGCCAAGGACTACTCCGACCATCTGCAGGCCCCGTACGACCCCATCACCCTCACCCACGTACTGAACGCGCTCGACCCCGCCCACCCCCGCGCGGTGAAGTGCCAGACGGTGCTGCCGCTCACCGGACCCACCGGGCCGGTCGAGCAGTAG
- a CDS encoding chaplin encodes MKPMIKLGLTAAAAGVAVLGTAGIAAADTDPFGVAQNSPGVVSGNVAQVPVHIPVNACGNSLDVVGLLNPAFGNACFNK; translated from the coding sequence ATGAAGCCCATGATCAAGCTGGGTCTCACGGCAGCTGCGGCCGGCGTCGCCGTCCTCGGAACAGCTGGCATCGCCGCCGCCGACACCGACCCGTTTGGTGTGGCGCAGAATTCGCCGGGCGTCGTCTCCGGCAACGTGGCTCAGGTCCCGGTGCACATCCCGGTCAACGCCTGTGGCAACTCCCTCGATGTCGTCGGCCTGCTCAACCCGGCCTTCGGGAATGCCTGCTTCAACAAGTAG
- a CDS encoding methyltransferase: MNRTDQPAPAPRLTTPWGDVDLARFPENPRDLLRAWDAADTYLLRHLADTGTDLTGAVTVVGDRWGALATALTGIPGCTPTLISDSYLGQQATYANLTRNEHTGTRLLTTQDTPPATIDVLLVRVPKSLALLEDQLHRLRPAVHANTVVIGTGMVKEIHTSTLNLFERIIGPTRTSLAEKKARLIFTEPDPTLAPAPNPWPHTYELPSDIGPLSARPVVNHAGVFCAEHLDIGTRFLLQHLPRATDARRIVDLGCGNGVVGTSAALTHPNADVLFTDESHQAVASAEATYTENVGDRPGKAEFRVADGLADTPPGSVDLILNNPPFHTHQATTDATAHRMFTQARAALRPGGELWVVGNRHLGYHVKLRRLFGNSQLVTSNAKFVILKAVKQEPRDRRG; encoded by the coding sequence ATGAACCGCACAGATCAGCCCGCGCCGGCCCCTCGCCTGACCACTCCCTGGGGAGACGTCGACCTCGCCCGCTTCCCGGAGAACCCCCGCGACCTGCTGCGCGCATGGGACGCCGCGGACACGTACCTGCTGCGGCACCTCGCCGACACGGGAACGGACCTGACGGGCGCGGTGACGGTGGTGGGCGACCGCTGGGGCGCGCTGGCCACGGCGCTCACGGGGATCCCCGGCTGTACGCCGACCCTGATCTCGGACTCGTACCTCGGCCAGCAGGCGACGTACGCGAACCTGACCCGGAACGAGCACACGGGCACCCGCCTCCTCACCACGCAGGACACCCCTCCCGCGACCATCGACGTCCTCCTCGTCCGCGTCCCGAAGAGCCTCGCCCTCCTCGAGGACCAGCTGCACCGCCTGCGGCCCGCCGTGCACGCGAACACGGTGGTGATCGGCACCGGCATGGTGAAGGAGATCCACACCTCGACGCTGAACCTGTTCGAGCGGATCATCGGCCCGACGCGTACGTCGCTGGCGGAGAAGAAGGCGCGGCTCATCTTCACGGAGCCGGACCCGACGCTCGCCCCGGCCCCGAACCCGTGGCCGCACACCTACGAACTCCCGTCCGACATCGGCCCGTTGTCCGCCCGCCCGGTGGTCAATCACGCGGGCGTGTTCTGCGCGGAGCACCTCGACATCGGCACCCGTTTCCTCCTCCAGCACCTCCCGCGGGCCACGGACGCGCGCAGGATCGTCGACCTGGGCTGCGGCAACGGAGTCGTCGGCACGAGCGCCGCGCTCACCCACCCGAACGCGGACGTCCTCTTCACGGACGAGTCGCACCAGGCGGTGGCCTCGGCGGAGGCCACGTACACCGAGAACGTCGGAGACCGACCGGGCAAGGCCGAATTCCGCGTCGCCGACGGCCTCGCCGACACACCTCCCGGCAGCGTGGACCTGATCCTGAACAACCCGCCGTTCCACACCCACCAGGCCACGACGGACGCGACGGCGCACCGCATGTTCACCCAGGCCCGCGCGGCACTCCGCCCCGGCGGCGAGCTGTGGGTGGTGGGCAACCGGCACCTCGGCTACCACGTCAAGCTGCGCCGCCTGTTCGGCAACAGCCAACTGGTCACCAGCAACGCGAAGTTCGTGATCCTGAAGGCGGTCAAGCAGGAGCCTCGCGACCGGCGCGGCTGA
- a CDS encoding helix-turn-helix domain-containing protein has translation MNGSDTAAMPSFGGAWAVFPQRLGDELRKENRTLAAEIIHEIRRQIPEFSRPLSGKFGAFIRNGVETALAEFVDRVGEGGGELDARRLPVYRALGRGELAVGRSLDALQAAYRLGGRVAWRRYARVARRLSLGTEAVAQLAETAFTHIDEIAAESVAAYARAQADAAGTLGRRRHRLLTLLIASDPPAADALEQAARDAEWALPEMVAGVALGPRRVAGSGAGVTGPGTALPGGSRSPASGTGGPPSPAPGTGGSQSPAPGTGGSQRPASAPGGQPAASAHDDADAAPTFRKPLPQDVLAELDGPAPCLLVPDPDPGTLLTDPRLHRLLHERSGVIGPVVPLAQAADSLRWARTLREHGPADTHREAGRHLPDLLLLADPALVRLMATRRLAPLAGLTPKQRNRLAHTLLAHLQSPHGSAPELAERLDIHPQTARQRLHHLQRLFGPALTDPDARFELEAALRAKTPETQP, from the coding sequence ATGAACGGTTCCGACACGGCGGCAATGCCGTCTTTCGGCGGCGCATGGGCAGTGTTTCCGCAGCGCCTCGGAGACGAGCTGCGCAAGGAGAACCGCACCCTGGCGGCCGAGATCATCCATGAAATCCGGCGCCAGATCCCGGAATTCTCCCGGCCGTTGTCGGGGAAGTTCGGGGCATTCATTCGAAACGGCGTGGAAACCGCTCTCGCCGAATTCGTCGACCGGGTAGGCGAGGGCGGCGGCGAACTCGACGCGCGGCGCCTTCCGGTCTACCGGGCGCTGGGGCGCGGCGAGTTGGCGGTGGGACGGAGCCTGGACGCGCTGCAGGCGGCATACCGCCTGGGCGGCCGGGTGGCGTGGCGCCGCTACGCGCGGGTGGCGCGCCGCCTGTCGCTGGGCACGGAGGCGGTGGCGCAGCTCGCGGAGACGGCGTTCACCCACATCGACGAGATCGCGGCGGAGTCTGTCGCCGCGTACGCCCGCGCCCAGGCGGACGCGGCGGGAACCCTGGGGCGTCGCCGCCACCGTCTCCTCACGTTGCTGATCGCGTCGGACCCGCCGGCGGCGGACGCCTTGGAGCAGGCGGCGCGGGATGCGGAGTGGGCGTTGCCGGAGATGGTGGCGGGGGTGGCGTTGGGGCCTCGGCGGGTTGCGGGGTCCGGTGCCGGGGTGACTGGTCCGGGGACGGCGCTTCCCGGCGGTTCACGGTCACCCGCATCCGGCACCGGCGGTCCACCGTCACCCGCGCCTGGGACCGGCGGCTCCCAGTCACCCGCACCCGGCACCGGCGGGTCCCAGCGGCCCGCATCCGCCCCGGGTGGGCAGCCCGCGGCATCCGCCCACGACGACGCGGATGCCGCGCCCACCTTCCGGAAGCCACTCCCCCAGGACGTGCTCGCCGAGCTCGACGGCCCCGCCCCCTGCCTCCTCGTCCCCGACCCCGACCCCGGCACCCTCCTCACCGACCCCCGCCTGCATCGGCTGCTGCACGAACGCTCGGGTGTCATCGGCCCCGTCGTCCCCCTCGCCCAGGCCGCCGATTCGCTGCGCTGGGCCCGGACCCTGCGCGAACACGGTCCCGCCGACACCCACCGGGAGGCGGGCCGACACCTCCCGGACCTCCTCCTGCTCGCCGACCCCGCGCTCGTCCGCCTCATGGCCACGCGGCGCCTCGCGCCCCTCGCAGGCCTCACTCCGAAACAGCGCAACCGCCTGGCCCACACCCTCCTCGCCCACCTGCAGAGCCCGCACGGCAGCGCACCCGAACTCGCCGAGCGCCTGGACATCCACCCCCAGACCGCCCGCCAACGCCTGCACCACCTGCAACGCCTCTTCGGCCCCGCCCTCACCGACCCGGACGCCCGCTTCGAGCTGGAGGCGGCGCTGCGCGCGAAGACACCGGAGACCCAACCGTAA
- a CDS encoding HAD family hydrolase produces MPLPLPLLLLDLDNTLVDRDAAFRAAVVDFLAEYGLAAVDVGWVMDLDGGGYAARGEVAAAMADRYGDVVPVAAVRALLDGGGADRVVLAEDARDALVKARAGGWSCGIVTNGRTAQQVAKMRTSGLDRLVQGWAVSEAVGHKKPDPGIFRAAADAVGVPLEGAWVVGDSPHADIAGAHALGLRSVWVSGGRAWAADGYRPTHVAVDVAAAIHHVVRSA; encoded by the coding sequence ATGCCGCTTCCGCTGCCGCTCCTGTTGCTGGATCTGGACAACACCCTGGTCGACCGAGATGCCGCATTCCGTGCAGCCGTCGTGGACTTCCTCGCCGAGTACGGCTTGGCCGCCGTCGATGTCGGATGGGTGATGGATCTGGATGGCGGTGGCTACGCGGCGCGTGGGGAAGTCGCCGCGGCGATGGCGGACAGGTACGGCGATGTGGTGCCTGTCGCGGCCGTTCGTGCGCTTCTTGATGGGGGTGGTGCGGATCGTGTCGTCCTGGCGGAGGACGCTCGCGATGCGTTGGTCAAAGCGCGGGCGGGGGGCTGGAGTTGCGGCATCGTGACGAACGGCCGTACTGCTCAGCAGGTGGCGAAGATGCGGACCAGCGGGCTCGACCGGCTTGTTCAGGGGTGGGCCGTTTCCGAGGCCGTCGGTCACAAGAAGCCGGATCCGGGGATCTTTCGGGCGGCCGCCGACGCCGTCGGCGTTCCCCTGGAGGGGGCGTGGGTCGTCGGTGACTCACCCCATGCCGACATCGCGGGTGCCCACGCGCTCGGGCTGCGGAGCGTATGGGTCTCGGGTGGGCGGGCCTGGGCCGCGGACGGCTACCGGCCCACCCATGTCGCCGTCGACGTCGCGGCCGCGATCCACCACGTCGTCCGGTCCGCCTGA
- a CDS encoding aminoglycoside phosphotransferase family protein, whose translation MTDGEIEITAELVHDLLTDQHPDLAGLPIREVAGGWGNKMWRLGDDLAVRVPRMEGVPELLRKECRWLPVLAPRLPLPVPTPVRIGEPSARFPRPWSVMTWVRGEPLDSAAISRGDHAADALAGFLGALHVEAPAEAPASSDRGAHPKKCTDGFEDFLKAIDAGGLAAEVGAVRDVWDDAVAAPEWQGPPVWLHGDLHPANVVVSDGTLSGVVDFDAMFAGDPVWDLAAAWLLLPAGVVSRFFEAYARADDATVRRARGLAAMKSLFLILMGQNGDRGLPGGKPTWGPAGRAALGRVLASGLR comes from the coding sequence ATGACCGACGGCGAGATCGAGATCACTGCAGAGCTGGTGCACGACCTGCTCACCGACCAGCATCCGGACCTCGCGGGGCTGCCCATCCGCGAAGTGGCGGGCGGCTGGGGCAACAAGATGTGGCGTCTCGGGGACGATTTGGCCGTGCGCGTGCCGCGTATGGAAGGTGTCCCGGAGCTTCTGCGCAAGGAGTGCCGCTGGCTGCCTGTCCTGGCCCCGCGTCTTCCGCTCCCGGTGCCGACCCCTGTGCGGATCGGTGAACCGTCCGCGCGCTTTCCGAGGCCATGGAGTGTCATGACGTGGGTTCGCGGCGAGCCGCTGGACTCCGCCGCGATCAGTCGCGGCGACCACGCGGCCGACGCGCTGGCGGGGTTCCTCGGGGCGCTGCATGTGGAGGCGCCCGCCGAGGCGCCGGCCAGTTCGGACCGCGGCGCTCACCCCAAGAAGTGCACGGACGGCTTCGAGGATTTCCTGAAAGCCATCGACGCCGGCGGTCTTGCCGCCGAGGTCGGGGCCGTCCGGGACGTCTGGGACGACGCTGTTGCGGCCCCCGAGTGGCAGGGGCCACCGGTATGGCTGCACGGTGACCTTCATCCCGCGAATGTCGTCGTCTCGGACGGGACCCTCTCGGGCGTGGTCGATTTCGATGCCATGTTCGCCGGTGATCCGGTGTGGGACCTCGCGGCGGCGTGGCTGCTCCTTCCCGCGGGCGTGGTCTCACGGTTCTTCGAGGCGTACGCGCGTGCGGACGACGCGACGGTCCGGCGTGCCCGAGGGCTGGCCGCCATGAAGAGCCTCTTCCTCATCCTCATGGGCCAGAACGGCGATCGGGGCCTTCCTGGCGGCAAGCCGACGTGGGGGCCTGCGGGCAGGGCGGCGCTCGGGCGAGTTCTGGCATCCGGCCTGCGCTAG
- a CDS encoding AIM24 family protein yields MKGDLFASEYMVQPAVAPGMTVQNAKSIRYVIDGEMLARQGAMVAYRGNLKFERKGQGVGGMLKRAVTGEGLPVMKVHGQGEAWFAQEAQNVFVVDIEPGDVFTVNGRNVLCFDPTLTYEIKTVKGAGISGGGLFNSVFTGHGRLGLVCEGNPLVLPVSPQQPVYVDTDAVVGWTAGLRTSLHRSQSLGSMIRGGSGEAVQLMLEGEGFVVVRPSEATPQKPQQH; encoded by the coding sequence ATGAAGGGTGATCTTTTTGCGAGCGAGTACATGGTGCAGCCCGCCGTCGCGCCGGGCATGACCGTTCAGAACGCCAAGTCGATCCGGTATGTGATCGACGGCGAAATGCTGGCTCGGCAGGGGGCGATGGTCGCGTACCGGGGGAATCTGAAGTTCGAGCGGAAGGGGCAGGGCGTCGGCGGCATGCTGAAGCGTGCCGTCACCGGGGAGGGGCTTCCGGTGATGAAGGTGCACGGCCAGGGCGAGGCCTGGTTCGCGCAAGAGGCGCAGAACGTGTTCGTCGTGGACATCGAGCCCGGCGACGTGTTCACCGTCAATGGCCGCAACGTGCTCTGCTTCGACCCCACATTGACGTACGAGATCAAGACGGTGAAGGGCGCCGGGATCAGCGGCGGCGGGCTGTTCAACAGTGTCTTCACCGGGCACGGCCGGCTCGGACTCGTCTGTGAGGGCAATCCGCTGGTGCTGCCGGTCTCGCCGCAGCAGCCCGTGTACGTGGACACGGACGCGGTCGTCGGGTGGACCGCCGGTCTGCGTACCTCACTGCACCGTTCGCAGTCGCTCGGCTCGATGATCCGCGGCGGGTCCGGGGAAGCGGTGCAACTCATGCTGGAGGGCGAGGGGTTCGTGGTCGTACGGCCCAGCGAGGCGACCCCGCAGAAGCCGCAGCAGCACTAG